Genomic segment of Selenomonadales bacterium:
GTCGTCGAGGCTAGCCCGCTCATGCCAACAATTATCAGCTTTGAGCAGCCCACCGTTTCGGTTCAAGTCCACGCCATGCCGCTTGGCACTGTGCTGACATTACAGACTGCTAATGCCACTGCCGTGGCAGGGTTGACGGGCAACAACCGACTCATCGGGAATCCGTTTCACTTTTGGGTTGAGCAGGCTGGCGCTCGTCTGCCAGAGCTCGATACCAAGTACACACTTAGCGTCATGGTGCCTAGCGCCGGAGTATTACCGAGTGCACTTGGGCTTTACTATTACCATGCGTCTGAGGGCGTCTGGCAACGCGTCTTGACAGATTTTGCATCAGACACCCACACCCTAACGGGCAGATTTACGCACACGGGACTTTTCGCGCTATTGGTGGACACGACGCCGCCAGGGCGCCTGACCAGTATCGGGGTCGCAGTAAACGGACAAAACGTCACACTTTCCGGCATGGCCGAGGCCCTAGCCACCATTCAGCTCTTTGTGGGGAACCAGTTTTTGGGCGATGTGCAAGCTGACCTGCGGGGACAGTACAGGATGCAAAGGGATTTTGTGCCGGGCCAACACGTATTGCGCCTGCGCCAGCTTGACCAGGCAGGCAATGTCAGTGAACAGTCCTTAGCGCTCACGGTCACGACCGACTGGCGGGTGCATATCGCGCTCGTTCCCGGTAGCACAACGGCAACGCTTAACCGCACCCTACTTATGCTGGAAGTTCCCCCGCGCATTGTGCAGGGGCGCACTGTGGTTCCCGTACGGTTTGTGGCCGAGGCCTTGGGGGCGACGGTCACTTGGCAAGAAGCGACTCAAAGCGTGACGGTGACCTACGGCGCGACTGCCGTCCATTTGACTATCGGTTCAACGATAGCCACAGTGAACGGTAACCGTGTCTCGCTGGACGTAGCCCCCTTCGTCGAGCGCGGCCGCACTTTGGTTCCGCTGCGCTTTTTGGCCGAAACACTAGGGTTTGAGGTGCTCTGGCACGGGCTCACTAACAGCATAGAGGTGCGAAAGTAAATAGACTATCTGATTGCTAGCCGTAAAAACCCCATGTAGTCTGCGAGTCCTGCGGCTGTACTGTACTTAGCTATAAGTGCCAGTGCCTCGTGGCTCCGCCCCTGCAGCTCATACACCCGCGCCAGCACGAGCCCAGCCCGTGCCGCGATTTGCGCATCGCGGCTTCTTTCTGCAGCGACAAGATGCGGCAGCGCAGCCGCTTGGTTGGCGCGCAAAAGGTAACCCTCGCCTAGGGCTAACTGCAACGCAGGCGTCAAGGCAAAAGGCACTGCGCTTTTTGGCAGGAGGTGTTCCGGTATGGCGGCACGCACCTGCTCAAACTGCTGATGCACGGAGAAGACCTTGTCTACGTAAGATTGCCACCCCTCTTGCCCCCTTGCCCGATAGGCAAGCGCCGCCGAGGCTGCGGTCAAGGCTAGTGTTTCATAGTTTTGGATATTGCGTGGCTGTAGCGCCATGCTGCGCTCGTGGTAACGCACAGCCGCAGCGTGATTAGCACGCGCAGCATGCCAGTGCCCAAGCAGGTTGGTGGCACGTGGGTCAAACGGCTCGTGCCGCAGAAGTGCCTCTAGGTTCGCGCGCTGGGCGGCATCTGGGAGCGAACGGTGCTGCATCATGTTGTCCAGCTCACGCCGCGCGTCAGCATGCCATGGGTTAACACTGAGTGTGCGCTGGAGACTGGCCATGATTTCGTCTACTTTCCCTGCCTGCGCTAAAGCTGGCACGCGCGCCATCTCCAGCTCAGCTAAGTAGAGAGCACCGCCTAGCAAGAGCAGCAGACCAAGGGTCGGTGCCAGCACAGGCCTCATGTCAAACCGGAAAGCGTAGCGATTGCCCTGCGCGGAAAGCGCCCCTAGCGCGGCAAAAAGCAGCAAGTACATAGAGGGGAAGGCCAAGAGCGCTTCTCCTACGGAATGGAAGAGCACCGCAAAGGCTAAGATGCCGATCGCCGCAGCCGCAGGTTCAGCGCGCCGCTTCCATGCCCAGTACATGTTAACGAGCATAAAGGCAAGATAGATGACCAACCCCAGAATACCAATCTCAAGCGTTATGTCCAGCGGATCCGAATGGGCACGCAATGTACCGTAATGAAAACTCTGATAGCGAGGATAGACAGCGTTCCACGCCCCACCGCCAAAACCTAAGAGCGGAGACCCGCGCAGTGCATGCAGCCCGTCTTCGAAAAAGACAAAGCGACCGTCGTCAAGCAGCCCGCGCAGGGTAATACGCGAAAAATAGCCTGCAACTTCCGCAGGCACAACGCGCGTTGCGCCAAAAACCGTTAAGGCCACACCCAAGGCGAGGGCCAAGGCGAGTATGGCTTTGCCTGCCGTGCGGGCATGTTTTTGCACCAAGCCCGCCTCCGCAAGCGCCGTCAGCCCCGCCAACACAGGGACGGCAAGAAGCACGGTGAGCCCCGACTGCGTTACCATCAAATACGTTGCTATAAGCCCCGGCGCACCCATAAACACCAGGAAAGAGAAGAGCTCGAAAAAGCGCCTGTAACAGACGACAACAGTCAGAAGCACACCTGCCGCCAAGGCCAAGTAGCCTCCCCGCGAAAGCGTAAGCAAAAATGCGGGGATAGTTACTGCCCCTGACGCACTCCAAAGCACACGCCACGGTAGGCTAGTTTCCTGAAAGCCCAAGACTATGCTGATTAAGAGACTCGCCATGAACAGGCTCGCGGTGGCATTTGGGTACTCGAAGCCGGCGGAGATGCGCCCACCCACTAACTGCGCGGGAGCATCGTAAACACCGCTGTATACGGCAAGACCTACTAGGGCAAGCACTGCTCCGCCTGCCACTACGCCTCCAAGCAGCAGTTTTCTTTCCCGCTCACCCAGTTCTAAGGAAGAGACCAGCCAATAGAGGGCCACAAAGCCCGCCCAGAGCACCAACCCGCGCAGTGCTCCGTTCATAGACGCAGGGCGAAACAGCCCCATGGCATACAGGAGCACCAGCAGACTTCCTAGCGCGTGCCCTAAGGACCATGGGAGGGGTTTTTTACCCACACCAAACACTAGAGCTCCACAAGCTAGGGCCAAAACCACGGCACTAACTAACAGCTTGTCCTGTGGCCAATAAAGCCCTTGGACAAAAGGAGACAGCACGACGACAGCTACCACCACTGCAAGCAATGCGCGCCTTGCGGTTAGTGCCGAGCCGCCCTTTTCCCCTGTTGGGTTACCCGCTGACTTATTCGTTGGTTTGCTCGGCGCAGGCTGCTTCCTCTTGCCCATTGTTTGCCTCCCGTTGCTTGTCAATCCCTCCTGGTGCTAGGAGACTACACCACAGAGCATGGTACATGGCATTCACTCGTCTAAGAAACCCCATAACCCACCACCCTTTACTCTCTTGCCTTATCTCCTACAGTAATACTCATTCTATACCAACTGCGGTTATCCTGCCGCACTTGCTAACCATACAAACCCCCAACGCCGCCGACGCCCTGCCCTTCCCGCAAAGACCACTCCATGTACATCTTGTACTGCTCTCCTTCATCTAGGCTGAAAAAACGCCGCTTTTGTTCTGCGCTGAGAGTCGCAATGAAGGAGTCGTAGTACTGAGCCTTTCGCCAGCTAAGCCCGCGCCGACGCAAGCTGCGTTCCCTAGCTACTTGTAGGCGCAGCCAGTAGCCGAAGGTCACCACCGCTACCCCCGTTGCCATTAATAGGTACCACACCAGACTATCGCCCATTCCACCCCACACCTTTTCTTTATTTTTAGGCTGCATATCAAATTCTCTCGCTATTCTAACACTAGAACATTCACCATTTAGTCGAAGTATGTCGAACGCGAAAAAAATCAAAAGGAAAGGAAAAGGAAGCAAAAGGGACGGAGCCTTTTGCTTCACCCGTTGCTTCACGGGCTGGCGCAGGAACTCCCAGTACTTGCCGCGAACATTCCTATACGTTACTGGACACCGCTAGAGTGAAGCAAAAGGCTCCGTCCCTTTTGCTTCGAAAGGGGATATTCTTGTGCCAATAAACCCACAGATCTTTCGTGAATACGATATTCGCGGCAACGCCGAGCGGGACTTTGCTGAGCCCGACCTGCGCCGCCTGACCCAGGCCATCGTTACATATTTTGAGTCCCACGGCAGGAGAGAGATGCTCGTCGCCCACGACTGCCGCCTGAGCTCGCCCCGCATCGTGGCTACCATTCTTGACGTGGCGCGTGAGCGCGGCATGCGGGTCGTTAACATCGGCATGGTTACCACGCCTGCCTTCTACTACGCCGCCAAGCACCTCGGCATTGACGCCGGGCTTATCGTCACCGCCAGCCATAACCCCCCGCCCGACAACGGCATGAAGGTGCTGCTTGGCCCCTCCACCATCCACGGGGCGGAGATAAAGCAGATAGAGCGAATTGCCGCCAGGCTCCAGCCGCCAGCCGCCAGCCACCAGCCGCCAACAGCCGGCAGCAACCACCTGCAAGCGACAAGCGACAAGCCACAAGCGACAATCCATTATGACATCCTCACCCCCTACGTCGCTATGTTGGCCGAAAAAATAAGGCTCGGCCCGCGCCGGCTTAAAGTGGTGGTCGACTGCGGCAACGGCACCGCCGGCCCGGTTACGGAACGTTTCTTAGAGGCACTAGGCATCGACTACATACCGCTCTATTTTACGCCCGACGGCACCTTCCCCAACCACGAGGCCGACCCCACCAAGCTAAAGAACCTTGTGGACCTCCGCGCGCGCGTGCTCGCGGAGAAAGCAGACCTCGGCATCGGCTTTGACGGCGACGGCGACCGCATTGGCGTGGTGGACGACCTCGGCAACGTCATTTGGGGCGATTTGCTTATGGCCCTCTTCTGGCGCGAGATACTGCCCAAGCACCCGGGCACCACCTGCCTGGTGGAAGTAAAGTGCTCACAAGGCTTAGTGGACGAAATAGTGCGCCTCGGCGGCCGGCCCGAGTTCACCAAAACCGGGCACTCCCTAATCAAGGCGCGCATGCGCGAGCTTGGCGCCGTCTTCACCGGCGAAATGAGCGGACACATCTTCTTTGCGGACGAGTACTACGGCTTTGACGATGCTCTCTACGCCGCGGGTCGCTTGCTTAGGCTGCTTTCGCACAGCACTGACAAGCTTTCTTCGCTAATAGCCACGCTCCCCACCTACTACAGCACGCCCGAAACGCGCATCCCCTGCCCCGACGAGCTAAAGTTTGGCGTGGTCGACGAGCTTACGCAAGTCCTCGCCCGGCAATACGCTACCATTACCGTCGACGGCGTGCGCGTGCAGTTCCCGGAGGGTTGGGGATTGTTTAGAGCATCAAACACCGGGCCGGTGATTGTCACCCGCTGCGAAGGAAAAACTCCCGCGCTAAGGCAGGAGTATATGCGTATACTTGATGAGGCATTAGCCAAGGTGCTGCCCGGCGTTGCGATACCTTGGGAAGTGGGAAACTAACGATAGATGACCAGAGCCTGATTAGCCTTATTGCCAACCTGTTGACTCCAAGCTGCTGTATGGCTATACTAAATCTATGTTTTGGAATCGCCACATCATCCGGTGGGGAGGAGTTAGCTTGTACATTACGCGGGCTGTAGAGCCCGTAATCAAGCGATTGGCGGGCATGTTTGGCGTTTTGCTGGTCACAGGGCCGCGACAGGTGGGCAAAACAACCATGCTGCAAAGCTTATCCGGCCCCGAACGCAAGTATGTCACGTTAGATGACCCCGATCTAAGGCGCTTGGCCAAGGCGGACCCAAGCCTCTTTCTGCAGCGTTTTACGCCTCCCGTCATCATCGACGAAATTCAGTACGCCCCCGAACTGCTGCCTTACATCAAGATGCATGTAGATTCCACGCGGCGCACAGACGAGTTTTGGCTGACGGGCTCGCAAGTCTTTCAGACTATGCAGAACGTCAGCGAATCCCTAGCCGGGAGAGTAGGCATCGTCAATCTGCTTGGCTTGTCTACCCACGAGATACACGGCACTCACTCTGAGCCATTTCTGCCTGTGCCCGAGAAGCTCTTGGCCAAAGCCGCGCCACAGCAAGCGAAACTCGGACTCCACGAGCTGTATGCCCGCATATTTAAGGGCAGCATGCCGGCCCTCTACGCCCATGCCATCGACCGCGAGGCCTACTACCGCGCTTACGTTAATACCTATCTGCAACGAGACATCCGCGACCTTACACAAGTAGCGGACGAAATGTCGTTCTTCAACTTTATGACGGTGGTTGCCGCCCGCACGGCCCGACCTATAGTCTACGAGGAAATCTCTAAGGATTGCGGCATTAGCGCGCCCACAGCCAAGAAGTGGCTCTCCATACTGGTTTCGTCCGGCCTTGTGGCGCTCGTGCAGCCCTATCACAACAACATCCTAAAGAGGGTCGTTAAGTCGCCGCTTCTACACTTTCTGGACACAGGGTTGTGTGCGTATCTACTTAAGTGGGCCAGCCCCGAAACGCTAGAGCGCGGCGCGATGTCCGGCGCCTTTTTTGAGAGCTTCGTGTTCGCGGAAATCTACAAGGGGTGGCTTAACGCCGGCAAGGAACCCCCTCTCTACTACTACCGCGACAAAGACCAAAAGGAAATCGACCTGCTTATCTACTGGGACGGCACCCTCTACCCCATCGAAATTAAAAAAACCGCGTCCCCCGGGCGAGATGCGGGTAAGCACTTCCATCTATTGCAGCCGCTCGCCGACTCTCTGCGAACCGAGGCGCACCCGCACCTTAAAGCAAGCATCGGCCCGGGCGCGGTTGTCTGCATGGCTAACAACCTCTTGCCCATAGACAGACACGTCTGGGCTGTCCCGGCGTGGATGATCTGAAGTGGAGGATAACCAGAGCCTGATTGACCTTATTGCACTGATTAGGAGTTGACCTCAGGGGCCTGCATAGGGGCCTATATAAGCGTCTCTCCTTCTAATCAGGGTAATCAGTGAAATCAGGCTCTAAACTACGGGGGTTACTCAGGATAACCAGAGCCTGATTAGCCTTATTGCCCTGATTAGGAGTTGAGCACAGGGGCCTTCACCTCAGGGGCCTTCATAGGGGCCTATACAAGCGTCTCTCCTTCCAAATCAGGGTAATCAGTGAAATCAGGCTCTAAATTACCTGGGATACTCAGGATAACCAGAGCCTGATTAGCCTTATTGCCCTGATTAGGAGTTGACCTCAGGGGCTTTCACCTCAGGGGCCTTCATAGGGGCCTTTATAAGCGTCTCTCCTTCCAATCAGGGTAATCAGTGAAATCAGGCTCTAAACTACCGGGGATACTCAGATCCTAGCGCAGTTGCCTGCCTTGCTAGGGCCTATTTATCATGCTATTGTAGTATTGTGGAAGAGCATTGGGGGTGGCAATTTGCTATGTGGTCAACCCATATCCTAGACAGCGCGCGTGCCAAGAAAAAGCAAGCGCGGGAGCAACTTCGCGTTCGATTGCTAGACGCTGCCATGCAAGCCCTAGATAAGCTGTCCCTGTTGCTTCAGTTTGATAAAGCCTATGTATTTGGTTCCGTGGCAAGGCAGCAGGGGTTCGACGAGCTTTCGGATTTGGATATAGCCTTCGCAGGGCTGCGGGACGAAGATTATTTTACCGCTGCGGCTTTTCTCTCAAGAGAAGTGGGCATAGACGAAGTGGATGTCGTGCAATTAGAGGGACATCGCCTGGCTAGTACAATAGTAAAGGAAGGGATACCGTGGAAAAGGAAAGGGTAGCCTTACTACAGGCAGAACTGCAGTCACGCACCCAAGAGATTGAGAACATATACTTGAAGATTGACGAACGTAAAGGGCGGAGGGGCAAAATAGCCGTCGAAAGCCTTGCCTATCAGCTCCACAACCTGTACTGCGCATTTGAAGACCTCTTTAAGGCCGTATCTGTTGCCTTTGAAAACAACATCGACCACAAGTCGCGCTATCACACCGAACTGCTAAAAAGAATGACCTACACGATTGAAGGCGTAAGGCCCGCTCTCCTGACGCAGGATAGTTACATGTTGCTAGATAATCTGCGTGCGTTCAGGCATGTGTTCCGGCACGCCTATTCCTATGACCTAGATGAACGAAAGGTGCGAATTGTCTTAGAAGATGTGGCCAAACTGCGGGCGTTGTACGCTAGGGATGTGCAGGCCTTTTTGCAGGGACTAGGGAGTCGCAATAGCAGTGACAACGGCAGGTAATCAGTGAAATCAGGCTCTAAATTACCGGAGATCCTCAGGATAACCAGAGCCTGATTGACCTTACTGCCCTGATTAGGAGTTGAGCACAGGGGCCTTTGAATCAGGCTCTAACACGCACTGGCACATGCTTTCGCTTATGTGTTAGCGATGAACCAAAATTGAGCACTAATCCTACCTCAAGACCGTTGGCGTGCGCGTGCACTTAAGGAAAAACTCCCGCCTAAGGCAGGAGTATAAGCGCATGTTCAGCGTCGGTCGTTAGTCGCTGCGGCAAGCGGACAGCCTCCCAGCAGCTAGTGTAAAGCAAAAGGCTCCGTCCCCGGTGCTTCCCGGTGCTTTACCTCGCAATTAGCTCAGTTCTAGCGTAGCGCACACCCGTCTTACGGAGGACACCGGCATCTCTTAGCCTGTCAATGCGTCTTTTTACGTCATCGTCATCAAATCCGAGCTGTTTTTTCTTCACCTCAATGAGGATCTGGTCGATGGTGAACGGCTCACTCTTTGATAAAACAATTTGCACAAGCTCGTATATGGGCGACTCTTTAACTGGAACCATTCATTCTCCTCCTTTTGCTCCATTATATCCGGGCACAAAGTGTTTTGACAGACCTTTTCCTAATTCTTCTCCTATTTGTTTTCTGAGTGAAGTGAGATTTTTATGTTCCCCGGTGAAGTACAGAAAAAACACTGGGAACAGAGACCAGTTCCTGTCCAGTTCTGCATTAATTGAAGACACCTCTGACAACGGCACCGCCTCTCCTTGGCAGTGCACATATGGGTCTAACACGGATGCCTTATTCTTGTTAAACTGCACTAGGTACTTACCTAGGACTGCGCGAGCAGCATGGTGGACAATCTCTTGGAACTTACTGCTATCGTCTACATCCATAAGTGCCTTCGCAGCCCCTAAGAAGAATCCCCCGCTTTTTACCTTCTTAGCCTGCTCAAAGGATGCCCTAAGCGGTTCCGGCAGCCACTCGCTGGCTGCGTTCATGGCCTGCACGCAGGCCTGGTCTATTTGACGAAAATCATTAGTCCGTTTGACAAGCGAGCTATAGCGTTTCTGATTAGATAGGAGTTCTTCTAGCTGGAACTTCAACTCGTCCTGACCATTGTGGTACTCCTCGTAGTAATGGCGGCGCAGCACGGTAAGCATCCAAGCGTCGTCCCACTGCACAAGGTCATCAAAATACACCTTGTCAGCATCACGGTCACCATTAGCCACTGCTCGCCACAGCCCAGAAATATCCATGGGAAGCGCGCGGCCCTTTTCGGTTAGAACGGCACCTTGGTCCATTAAATACCTGGTCGCGAGGCCTGTTACAGTTTGTGTCAAGAGGGCGTCTGTCTTCCTTACTCTGTGGTGGAAGACTACATACTTGTAGAGAAACCACCGTAGCTTGAAAAAATCCTCTATCGCGCTTAGCGCTCGAATGTCAGGGCAGAAGTAGAACCTTTCTTCAACTTGCATAAGACGCATAGATGTCAATAGGCGTTCATCGGCTGCCCTGCTCTTCATAAAGCCTGAATTCTCAAGGTCTCTTACAACATAGTCTAGTCTATCACCGTCCA
This window contains:
- a CDS encoding copper amine oxidase N-terminal domain-containing protein → MKHASRLWKCFLMLTLILPLGVIHAGAPEIVVVEASPLMPTIISFEQPTVSVQVHAMPLGTVLTLQTANATAVAGLTGNNRLIGNPFHFWVEQAGARLPELDTKYTLSVMVPSAGVLPSALGLYYYHASEGVWQRVLTDFASDTHTLTGRFTHTGLFALLVDTTPPGRLTSIGVAVNGQNVTLSGMAEALATIQLFVGNQFLGDVQADLRGQYRMQRDFVPGQHVLRLRQLDQAGNVSEQSLALTVTTDWRVHIALVPGSTTATLNRTLLMLEVPPRIVQGRTVVPVRFVAEALGATVTWQEATQSVTVTYGATAVHLTIGSTIATVNGNRVSLDVAPFVERGRTLVPLRFLAETLGFEVLWHGLTNSIEVRK
- a CDS encoding O-antigen ligase family protein, coding for MGKRKQPAPSKPTNKSAGNPTGEKGGSALTARRALLAVVVAVVVLSPFVQGLYWPQDKLLVSAVVLALACGALVFGVGKKPLPWSLGHALGSLLVLLYAMGLFRPASMNGALRGLVLWAGFVALYWLVSSLELGERERKLLLGGVVAGGAVLALVGLAVYSGVYDAPAQLVGGRISAGFEYPNATASLFMASLLISIVLGFQETSLPWRVLWSASGAVTIPAFLLTLSRGGYLALAAGVLLTVVVCYRRFFELFSFLVFMGAPGLIATYLMVTQSGLTVLLAVPVLAGLTALAEAGLVQKHARTAGKAILALALALGVALTVFGATRVVPAEVAGYFSRITLRGLLDDGRFVFFEDGLHALRGSPLLGFGGGAWNAVYPRYQSFHYGTLRAHSDPLDITLEIGILGLVIYLAFMLVNMYWAWKRRAEPAAAAIGILAFAVLFHSVGEALLAFPSMYLLLFAALGALSAQGNRYAFRFDMRPVLAPTLGLLLLLGGALYLAELEMARVPALAQAGKVDEIMASLQRTLSVNPWHADARRELDNMMQHRSLPDAAQRANLEALLRHEPFDPRATNLLGHWHAARANHAAAVRYHERSMALQPRNIQNYETLALTAASAALAYRARGQEGWQSYVDKVFSVHQQFEQVRAAIPEHLLPKSAVPFALTPALQLALGEGYLLRANQAAALPHLVAAERSRDAQIAARAGLVLARVYELQGRSHEALALIAKYSTAAGLADYMGFLRLAIR
- a CDS encoding phosphomannomutase/phosphoglucomutase, coding for MPINPQIFREYDIRGNAERDFAEPDLRRLTQAIVTYFESHGRREMLVAHDCRLSSPRIVATILDVARERGMRVVNIGMVTTPAFYYAAKHLGIDAGLIVTASHNPPPDNGMKVLLGPSTIHGAEIKQIERIAARLQPPAASHQPPTAGSNHLQATSDKPQATIHYDILTPYVAMLAEKIRLGPRRLKVVVDCGNGTAGPVTERFLEALGIDYIPLYFTPDGTFPNHEADPTKLKNLVDLRARVLAEKADLGIGFDGDGDRIGVVDDLGNVIWGDLLMALFWREILPKHPGTTCLVEVKCSQGLVDEIVRLGGRPEFTKTGHSLIKARMRELGAVFTGEMSGHIFFADEYYGFDDALYAAGRLLRLLSHSTDKLSSLIATLPTYYSTPETRIPCPDELKFGVVDELTQVLARQYATITVDGVRVQFPEGWGLFRASNTGPVIVTRCEGKTPALRQEYMRILDEALAKVLPGVAIPWEVGN
- a CDS encoding ATP-binding protein; this encodes MYITRAVEPVIKRLAGMFGVLLVTGPRQVGKTTMLQSLSGPERKYVTLDDPDLRRLAKADPSLFLQRFTPPVIIDEIQYAPELLPYIKMHVDSTRRTDEFWLTGSQVFQTMQNVSESLAGRVGIVNLLGLSTHEIHGTHSEPFLPVPEKLLAKAAPQQAKLGLHELYARIFKGSMPALYAHAIDREAYYRAYVNTYLQRDIRDLTQVADEMSFFNFMTVVAARTARPIVYEEISKDCGISAPTAKKWLSILVSSGLVALVQPYHNNILKRVVKSPLLHFLDTGLCAYLLKWASPETLERGAMSGAFFESFVFAEIYKGWLNAGKEPPLYYYRDKDQKEIDLLIYWDGTLYPIEIKKTASPGRDAGKHFHLLQPLADSLRTEAHPHLKASIGPGAVVCMANNLLPIDRHVWAVPAWMI
- a CDS encoding HD domain-containing protein; translation: MNDKIFQIADSVHGSVQLSQMEKLIISTQAFNRLHSVLQNSTAYLTYPANKTSRFTHSIGAMHLCSRILRYAVENAVPTTKDDFLGKVEQRIRGYLSTGQAEIWRTKLGDHITELMRHPSVIADCDRMYITNRPSLKQEQVWVYVILYQAVRCAALLHDIGHPPFSHVTELALNDINHGLSCAPTMTTRVAEFSNSLGVNGTDELHEALGIRIADRLLEHVARKAQLNVHPNREEACCQMLYKLVHSLCLDILKETGKNEGDFLCADIHGIISGPMDGDRLDYVVRDLENSGFMKSRAADERLLTSMRLMQVEERFYFCPDIRALSAIEDFFKLRWFLYKYVVFHHRVRKTDALLTQTVTGLATRYLMDQGAVLTEKGRALPMDISGLWRAVANGDRDADKVYFDDLVQWDDAWMLTVLRRHYYEEYHNGQDELKFQLEELLSNQKRYSSLVKRTNDFRQIDQACVQAMNAASEWLPEPLRASFEQAKKVKSGGFFLGAAKALMDVDDSSKFQEIVHHAARAVLGKYLVQFNKNKASVLDPYVHCQGEAVPLSEVSSINAELDRNWSLFPVFFLYFTGEHKNLTSLRKQIGEELGKGLSKHFVPGYNGAKGGE